The genomic DNA TCAGGTACTGCTTGGTTGAGCATTCACTGGGAATTCTGTGTTACTGAGGTAGtgttttgaggaaaataaaggcAGGGTTTATGTTCCTCACTGAAAGAATGTCTCTGATGATTTCCAGagacttaatattttttcataaaataacatatagtagaagaaaacagtttaatttCTGCAAGAAAAGGGATAAACCGTATTTTGTTTTGACTTTGGGgtgtgtggtggtgttttggggtttttttccaatttgaaAGTAAGCCAGTGTTAAGATTCCTGCAGTGTGCTGTGATATCCTTAATTGGCTGCTTTTGAGGATAGGACTGAGTAGGCTGTCACAAGATTGAATGATCTGGCACTGATATTGCTCAGTGCAGGTTAGCCTTTCTCTTTATCCTGTGCCACATTGCAGAGGgttggcagcagctcccctttGGAAAAGTGTCAGTTTTAGTGACCCCTCACATCTTGGTGCAGAGATCAGGGAGGGTGAGGCCTTGCACCCATGCTGGACTCCAGACTCTATCTTATGGAGAAGATCCCTTTTGCCAATAGGCTGCAAATTCCACTTTACTGGGGAAGAGAAATCTTTCCTCAACAAGTATGTTGCTTGCAACCCTGAAGCACCAGAATAGCTCTCTGAAgtattatgaaatatttattcatgttCCACTGAGTCCAGAGGAGTTAGTCCAGTGCTGCACTTGCAGTCAGTCAGGACTGTTCCTCTTTAGCACAGCTGGGCAACCAAGAGAATAAGTAGGTCAGTCTGAAACATCACAgacttttcttttcccttctgtaaaATCCTCACTTCTATGGGTAGACTGGGCAGCTGACACGGCGCAAAGGGACTTTATGAGTCTTCCTGTTGCCAAGTCATTTGTTAATATGTTTGAATAACTGCTTCATCACTTAACTATCTGTTAATTGGCGAGCAGTTTCAGACATACAAATTGAGTTTGTACAGAATACCATGCTGATAGAAGAGCCAATTCAGTTtgacaagaaaaaggaaaatttacaCTAatcataaaatgtaaaattagtGACTAGTGGTTAATTTCTTAAAGTGTGTCAACTAAATGTTGACAATGTAAGGCATTAAATATTCATGTTAAGTTTTGTTCAGTGTGTTTTGAGGGTTTGCAGTAATCCCACTCAGGGCAACCACACATCAGTGGCAAGTTGAGGCTTGTCTGATATTTCTGCAAGCCCAAAGATCGTTGTGTTCAGTTGCACAAGTGCGGAAAGTACAGAGCCTGATCATGCCTTGGTACCCTGCAAAGTAAGACAGTGACTTCCTTTAGTGGTACTGCAGCTCTTGCATACTGTTTGTAAGAATTTATCTTTAAACGTTCTAtctcaactttttttctttcttcaaaatggaaatgaaaaaaacccatcccTGCTGCACTGGGTTAACTGGTTTGTATTATTGGGCACTAGGTTGTGAAAGGGAGCAGTAAGCTATTGTTTGAAGTGTTATTGACACATAATTTGTAGGAAACTACTTGCCTTgtaaaatcaaatttatttttgcctgtgCAGACAGTAAATGATTGCCCTGCCATGGTTATGACAGTGGACCTTTGTTATGGGAGATGCTTCTTTAAGATTTTCTCTTATTAACATTTTGCTGTTGTATTTAGGACTTTGAATGCTTTGCTGTGAGCCTTTAAGGATTTGGAAATAACTGATAAATGTGTTCAGTTAACAAAATTTCACATAGACTTATTTTAAACAGTTCCAATTATCtacattgaattatttttcttttaacaaacGTGGAATCAGAAAATTGAATATAAATTTTAACAAACTGCTACATTACTGGTAGAAAAGAACAGCCTAATTTACAACAATTCTGTGTTCTTGTAAAGAAAACTCATCTCCTAACCTGGAGTTGCATGTAGATTCATACTGGAGAAAGAGGGGGAGTGCTTGCTGTtatatttactgtattttattcaaGGTGTGTCTGTTTTACTACCTGTGTTTCTAACCAGATATTAGAAGTCACCAAAGTCTGTGTTTCCAAGACTCCATTACTGACTGAAATCTCAACAGTTTCTTGGTTAAACAATTTTTCAGTCAATGctaattttaattaatctcatatttctttctaatattGAAGGTAATTTCCCTATGATCAGTGATGACTTGGTCAATTCCTACCATCTCTTGTTATGTGCTTTGGATCTAGTGTATGGAAATGCTCTCCAGTGTCCTAACCGAAAAGAACTCCTGAATCCTAATTTTAAAGGtatgttgggaaaaaaaaaataaatctatcagCCTGCAGAACTTCTAAGGCTACTGGAATTAGTATGAATCTCCATGGCAGAGGATAAACTGAATAATACTAATTTGAAATTTGTGAGGACTAATATTTTCTACAACTGGCCACACAAATGTTTATTAACATGGTCTGTAATCACAGAGTACTGAGTTTTGTCAATAAAATAGTAAGTCATGAATGTAATTTACTGTGGAAATACCACTGAAGGAAGTTCCAAAGTAAAAATTCCAGTTAATGACAGTTTAGTGTTAGTGAAAGAGTGTGTAATGACACAGTCTTTATTGGGCACAGACTGAGGAGTTCCCATGAGGCAGCAGTTTGGAAAAATCCAGTGCTCAAATATGAGAGTGGCAACTTGACTGTTTCTGTCTCATTTCTGGATTGTTGCTGTTCTCTCTCTGAAGAGAATGGAAACGTAGGCTGACTGGGTAACCACAAGTGCAAATGAATGGTCAGAAGTTTCCATTGCATTTCTGATGTAATTCTTTCCAgacttcattttccttcctgtacAGTGTTGGCATTTACTTTGTAGTGGTTTGGGTGTGAACTGCTGCTATTATCTcaaatttatttgaataaatttTATGGTTTACAACTGCTTGATTAATTTCCTATTAGAGCAggtatttttaggtttttttaactctgaCTCAAAGTTGAGTTTTGACAACATTATTGCATTGAGTGGGCATTGAATAATTATTCTCTCAAGAGATCTAGTTTGCCATTTTAATTTCACACCACATAGAACACACAGCATAGAATTTTAGTTTAATAAGAAGGCAGGACATGAATTTGCAACATTAAATAATACAGTATTCTTAATTGTAGGTCTCCCTGAAGACTTTCATAGTAAGGATTATAAAGTATCATCTGATCCTCCCTGCATCATTGAAAAACTGTGTTCATTACATTATGGATTAGTTTTAGAAGCAAAAGGCATAAAGGAACATTTTTGGAAGCCATATATTCGTAAACTTTTTGACAAAAAGGTTGGTCAATGAATTTGCAATTCTCCTTATTCATTATCTTGAAAGCCTTTTTAAGAACTGAAATGTCCATCCCTTGTTCTTAACTGTcttacagcttttaaaaggaaaagaggaaaatctgaCTGGATTTCTAGATCCTGGGAACTTTGGAGACAGCTTGTGAGTCACTGTATTGGTAGTTTGGTTTCTGTTGGTCTCCCTCTGAACTGTAATACAATTGCACTTGTGTTATCACCTGTACCTCAACAGGAATACTGACTGACTGACTTGGATATTTATTAGTTTATACATGACATTGGGTTCCAGTTCCTTTTCTCCAAGGTGGTACCACCTGAGGCATATTTGAAAGGGGAATGACTTCAGGATGCTGTTACTTGATGTCTGCTGTTGTTACGTTTCTGTTTCCtcaattttaatatttcttttgatATATAACTCAAGGTGTTATTATGGAGGTGTGGGAGCACACTGAATAGCAAGTGGGAGGGAAAAATCTGGTTTGgtggtatttctttttctataaaCCTAGAGATGCTTATGAGTGGGACTTACTTTCTTTTCAATGGTCTGCAAATGCCAAGCATAGTTGATGGTGCTGTGTTGCTGTGTAAGCATTGAGAGTTTCCAGCCAAATATGAGTTCTCagtgttttattctgttcttcCTGAAGCTAGACTAAATGGCAAGCCCTCAGATAGAAGGGAAGAATAATCTTCTTGCCACTGCCACATGTAAGATACTGTAGATTTTAAAGGAGCTTGAATGCTTGGGTCAGGGGTAAAAGAAGTTCTGAAATAGACTTCCCACAGGCCAGCCCTGTTGATTCAGTGTGCAGGTGAACACAGCACTGTCTCAGCACAGCActgtctttccctttctgcttcagCAAAGCCATCAACAAAGCCTACGAGGAGTATGTCTTGTCAGTAGGAAACCTTGACGAGCGAATCTTCCTTGGGGAGGATGCGGATGAAGAAATTGGAACTCTCACAAGGTGCTTAAATACAACTTCAGgaacagaaacagctgaaagaGTGCAAGTGAAGCATAATTTGCAGCAGCACTTTGACAAGGTGAGTTGTGACATGgtctgttgctgtttttatgTGGAGAATGAGTTGAGTTAATCTATGATGAGGAGAAGCTGTTGCTAAGAACTACCATCTTTATTGTTTAAGGTGATCTGAGAGTGTAGACAGCATGGCTGAGTTAGATTGTGTAATTGACTGGATATATTGCTTACTTGGGGGGTTTTTAGATGGAATGTCTCCATGCATTTGGTTTGTCTTTGAATAAATCCAGTATTTAGGTAAACACCTGAAGAGATACATTGAGGGTAAAGCTTTAGGTGCAGATTTTCAAGCCCAATAGGAGGCGGAGTTTCCTGTGGTTTTCTGGCAGGTGCTGAACTGTACTGCAGCTGTAGGGGCCTGTCTGGACCTGTCTTCTTTGGTACCCTAGGggctgctggggttttttgggttgaTGTGGTTTATTTTAGATTGTTCTCATTTCACAGTGTGAGGTCACACCCTCTCTGTGGACACGTTTGTCCCACACTGTCTGTACAACCACCCCCATGGCACAGGTCAGTCTGTCACTGCTGGCTGAGTTAATATGTTTATTTCCAGGCATATCTCATAGCACAGGGTAAGAAATCTACAGAATTGACACTTGGAGGGTATGACTTCTATCTAAGTTTTATAATAATGCATAGTTTTatggttattttttctctttttagtcCAAATCCCTTAGGATTACAACCCCACTCACTGGCCGCAAGTATATCAAAGAGAGCAGCCCCTATGTGACACCCCTGTCCATGGCAACCTACAGCCTGAGCCGCCTGCACACCATGCTGGCAGGGCTGAAAAATGCCCCCAGTGAAAATCTGGAGCAAATACTCAGGTAAGGTTGATGGtttcaaaatactgttaatAACAAATGTTAATTAGTGCTAAACAGTGTAATCTAAAATGTGAGTCAGGCTTGAAAGGCTCGAGTAAAACAGGACCCAGGGAGACATTTGAATTTCAAAAGAAGTTGTTCTGTTTATTCAGACACATTTCTCATTAAGAGAGCAATGGCAGAAGGAACATCCAACACTTCAAACCCAACAGTTTTGAGCTTCTCCAACACCAAACTGCTAATACAAaattttaagaattttattattcttactTAGCAAATCTCACTACCTAGCAAACCTCCATActgcagaagatgaaaaaaaaatatttttcctgtagatGAACTGTTGTCCCTGGcacaatataattttttttatcgTGTGAAATGCTGTTTATCCTATTATGAAAAGATGTGCATATTTATTACAATACCTGCAAGAATAATAATATGCTGTGGACCCTTTACAGCACATATACAGTTAGGCACACGTGGGTGTGTTTGTATTGCTAAATCCAAGGCACTTATAGTTTCATGTTTTAATcatataataaaaatagttgTATGTTTCTTCTAATTTTTCGTCTTGGTAGGAACAGTAtgttgaaaatgcttttattttcttttcagggcATGTTCTAGAGATCCATCTCAAGCTATTGCCAACAGAGTAAAAGACATGCATGAGGTGTACTGCCAGAGCCTGCAGGCTGAAGGAGAATTCAGCAATTTTTCCAAAGGTAGGAAACATTTTACTTATATAGATAAGAATTAAAACACCTGTAAATATGTTTATCTCCTATAAGTAGCTTACAGTTTTACTTGGAGCTTATGCTTTAGCAGAAGAGTCTCTTCTATtacttctgtcttttcctgGTAGTTTTAAGGCATGGTAAGTTTCAAGCTGCATACATTTTATCATCAGGCCTTAGCTTAAATCCCTGGAATCTGATGATCATTTCAGTTCTacagaagtgaaaggaaaaagcactCCTAAGggttctgcttttctctcagtTACATGAGTGGCAATGGCCTGGATTTCTGTGACAGCCATGGAAAATCTACCCCACTGTAGCCTTTCAAAGTCCTGCAATCTTGACTTATACACAGGGTTAGTGCagatattattaaaatactgcCACTATAAACACAAAAGTATTATTTGCAGATTTGCAAAGATCCGTGAAGCACGTGACATTAAAAATTAGGAAGATGCTGTTGAGCTTGTTTCTTACtggagccctgcctgctctttgcacagcacagctgctcagcGTGTTCTGGGGCACAGTGCAAGTGGATCCATAGAGGTGTACTTTTCAAACATCTTTTCTGGACTTGAAATGTGTCTATTAGATTAGATTTGATTGTAACACATTAAAAGTTTGTTCTTCTATATGatgttttcataaaaatctGGGTTCAGTAAGATGTTACTCTGCTCTGCATTGACAATTCAGTGCTACATAGGAGAGAGATTCCTAAATTAACTTCAAATGACCTGATTTAGTCCTGCAAGTATTGTGGCCACAGCACAGAAATCCACACAAGCTACTAAATCGCTTAATCTCTATAGATTAAGATGAAGAATATAGTTATTTTGTCGTATTTCACAATATTGTTTCTACTTAAAATTCCTGCAGATGTTGCTAGTAAGCATTTTCGTCGTGCAGAGGTGCTGTATTACAAGGTCTTGGAGTCAGTCATTGAgcaagagaggaggagactggGGGACATGGACTTATCCGtaaggaaaactattttttacCTCATTTTTTAGAGTTGGATCTAAAATAAAACTCTACCAGTTGTAGAGCAGAATAGACAACTATTTAAAATGAAGGTAAATCTCTGAAAAGCAGCCTGTAAACACAcctgaatgaaagaaaaagcctacaggaaataatttgtgaaCGCAaagataaatgtaatttttaattagtaaAGATGACTCATTTTTGGATTCTGCTCTCTTATATAAAATAAGATCTTGCTTTATAAGCTTGATAATCTTGCTGCAGAGGcagaacagaaagcattttACTGTTCTATAGTTACACTGTAAATGAATCACTGAACTTTGCAACTCCCTTGCAGGCCATCCTGGAGCAGGACGTGTTCCACCGGTCTCTGCTGGCTTGTTGCCTCGAGATCATCACCTTTACCTACAAGCCACCTGGAAACTTCCCATGCATCACGGAAATATTTGACATTCCAGTTTATCACTTTTATAAGGTAAAGTGTTTGACAGCTAGAAGTGTTTATGGAGTCATGAGTACTCTATTGACTGATCTCCACTTGCACAGCAGCAACCCTTCAGTCTCAGCTTTGCCCCTGTGATGAAGTATTACCCAAGTGTCTGTCAACCTGGGGTTGTGCCTCAGGCatctaaaaccaaaacactgtCAGTTTAACACAGGAACAGGGGCCCACTAGTTGTAGAGTAACTACTAGATTCTCATTTTTTCATGaaccagggctgcagctgttCTGCAACACTGCTGGGCCTGTTTGAGTTACCGTAATGCAGCCTTAGTATTTCTAatactttcttcttccttgaaaaataaaaaaacaagtatttttgaaaaaaaaaaaaaaaaagtacattattCTAATCATAATTATCTCCTTTGCAGGTAATTGAGGTTTTCATCAGAGCAGAGGATGGCCTTTGTCGGGAAGTAGTGAAGCACCTTAATCATATTGAAGAACAGATCTTGGAAAGTATGGCATGGAAACGGGAATCCATACTGTGGGACAGGATcaaagagaatgaaaacaaagttcCCAGTTGTGAAGAGGTGAGCACTTCTTTTGTGTTTTACATCTTTTTCCTGATCAGACAGGATGGAAGAGTGGACGTTGTACCCTGAAGGAGAGGCTTCACATGTTCAATTTACAGTTTTTCCCTCCAAGCTAATCAGTGCAGGGAAGTGTCTTCAGATGTCTCCAGAGACATCCCAGATGTTTACACATCATAGCAGAGCAGTGAACTAAATGGATAATCAGGGAAGGTCTGGACCAGTCACTTGCAGCTGGAAAGATGACcggacaagaaaaaaacatgttagaAAGTATAAACTTGTGAGTATAGTCACAGAAAGATTATTCCAATGCTGGATCTTCTAGATCAGTACAATACCATATAAAATATGGTAAGTTGTTcagtgttattttaattttttcccataCAGTTTTGCTTCAAAATTTGCAGTGCAGAAGCTCttaaaaaatcatagaatggttatgTCACCCTGTGATACAGATACTCTAACAACAGTATCAATGTTTTAGGTGATGCCACCTCAGTACTATGAGAGATCTGCTGGGAACAGTGTTGCAGGTTCTCCATTGACACCACGACGAATCAACGAGGTTCGTGCTGAAACTGGAGGACTTGGAAAAGGTAAAGCAAAATAGACTTACACTTCTCACACTGTGGCTTGAATTTTTCCATAATCTCCGTGGTGTGCAGCAATGAAGCTTTCAGGTCAATGTACAGTCGACTGCAAACACACCTGGAAATTGTATTTCTGTTGCAACTCATAGTTAAGTCAGATGTCTCAAACGGGTGCATTCACTATTTTGGTGAGAAAACAATTATCTTTTGACAGGGTGTTTTCAGAAGATTATGGATATTAGTAGCATATATTTGATAAATagtatttatacacacacacaacttACGTTCTAAtcagcagcactgggacagTTTGCTTTATTGTTACACCAGAACAGAAGCTCCACTATAGATTTAGTTACATGAAGTCTCAAacttttttctctggaaaaacaaaacatagtaCACATTAGCTTAGAAGATTACTAAACACAGCACTGGTTGAGATGAAGTCATCCCTAAAAGCAATCTGTAAGCCACAAATGTAAACatcaggaattttaaaaaaatgttccctGAAGAGCTCTGCATGACCTGTTTTGGTTCTCATTAGATTTGTCACGTATTTGTACAACAGAGGACTATACAAGCAGAGTTACAGTCTATGTGTGTTTTTAATCTGCAGGCCTTTCATCCTCTCCAACTACCCTGTATGACAGATACAGTTCTCCTACAGCCAATCCAACCAGGAGAAGACTGTTTGCTGATAATGATTCCAGCTCTGACAACGGGACTCCCGTCAGGGTTTCCCAGCAGCCCGTGGTGAACACGGTGCCCGTGCAGAACGTGAACCCCGAGGCCGTGTCCGTGACTCCCGTGCCTGGCCAGACACTGGTCACAGTGGCAACTGCCACTGTCACAGCCAATAACGGGCAAACTGTCACAATACCAGTGCAAGGTAAGAGAAGCTACTGGCCAACTATTCAGTCTTGTTCCCATCAGAGTATCAGCACACAGTATAGGGGGGGACAACAGCAGGCCAGTGGAGAAAAAGGTAAGTTTAAGGTTTCATGATCAGGAGGAACTGTATGAATAGATAAGCAGAATGTAGAAACGGAACATGTACAGCACCAGGATGTTCTGACTGCCAacatccattttaaaaaaattagttatttcAGTAAACCTTGCTTCCTGAACTAGCACAAGATGAAAGTTGCATTAGTATTAAAATTAGTTCAATGTAATTATCTTCTTGTCTGAAGTATTTTGatgaaacaatttcatttttagttaTAAGCAACTAAGAAAAGAATCActgaattctttaaaaaaacaaaacagcaaaaccagaaacacaCGTGTCCCCCCCCAGCTTACTCTTATTTCAGACTCTTTCTTATACTACAGGTATTGCCAATGAAAATGGAGGAATAACTTTCTTCCCAGTCCAAGTAAATGTAGGAGCCCAGCCtccagctgtccctgctcccatccAGCCGCTCAGTGCCCAGACCCTTGCTGGCACCCTCAACACCCAGATGACTGGAGCAACCTTGCAGTTACCAGGCCAATTAACTGTCCAGCAGATCTCCCCTGGAGAGCAGAGACAAACCCAGCCATTCCCCACTGCCACGTCCAGCAGGCCCCGGAAGATGGGCTCACTTGGACTCTTCTTTAGAAAGGTACTGTTTGGTCTAATTTGTGCTTTGCTTAGTTTGCATTTTGGTAAGTCTTCAGAGATTTTTGAAAGATGAAGTTattattagaaataataaaagaatattcAATTTCCAAGTTAATCTATACCCTTTGTCTAGTCATGGACATACCTGAAGAGTAGTTTTCTTATGCAGGCAACTTCTCACTAGCAAAAGAGTAGATTATCACCACAGCCTCCAGCAGTTGTGAAGTAGTTTATGTATTTGGCCGCAGGTACTTAGAGgtgttcattttctttaaggctctgtaaaagaaataaatccacCTCTGAGCCATTCTGGTTTATTCAGTACAGTGGTTTCTGTAGGCTGTGCAGATCCTGTGCTCAGGATCATCCATGTGTTTTCTTAGCATCAATACCAGTACTGGGAATGTCTGTGTCTTGTAAGTAAAAACATTTAGTTAATCTTCTTTTGGCTTATCATTTGCACAAGTCTGAACTACCCTTTGGCAGCATTGCCATGGCCCTAAGCACAGCCTCTCTTTCCACAGGTGTATCATTTAGCCAGTGTTCGTCTGCGAGATCTTTGTGTCAAACTCGACATATCTGATGAGCTGCGGAAAAAGATCTGGACATGTTTTGAGTATTCCTTGATGCACTGCCCTGAAATCATGATGGACAGACATCTGGATCAGCTGCTGATGTGTGCCATCTATGTAATGGCTAAGGTAAGGTGTGAATATACTGAACAACAAACAACTTCTTTAGGACTAAATATTGCAAAGAGTACAGTTCctcagaaaaacccaaacccaaccagCCAACACACAAAAGCCCAAAAAACCCAGCCACAGAAAAGCTATGaaggttttctgtttgtctccTCTCAGGTTACTAAGGAAGACAGATCATTTCAGAATATCATGCGCTGCTACCGGACACAGCCACAAGCCAAGAGTCATGTAAGTACCATTAGGATGAAGCAGTGCAGCATCTGGTTGACTGAATTAGTTCTATTTAGGAATGGAAcacttttttaaagtaacaactAGTAATAAATTCATGCAGCCTGTGAGCCACTCTCCTCAAAAGACAGCAGTCATATCCAAAATCCTGCACTACTGAAAGTTTTGATGCTAAATatctaaaatagaaaataccTTTAACTAAGACCTAAGCAGGTAGTGCCTATTGGATAATACTCCTTCTAGGAGGCTGTATTTTCCCCTGCAAGAAATAATTTGATAACAAAGTTTCTAAAAAGCAGCTCTATGGTGCAGGCTGCTGTTCCGTGACCCATGTAACTGCTCACCTGACCACCCTTGCTTTGCTGTGCCCACTTCCTTGCAGGTGTACAGGAGTGTCCTGATCAAAGGCAGGAGGAAACGCCGACCCTCCGGCAGCAGcgacagcagcagccagcagaacTCACCTACAGCCAGGagtaaagagagaaacaaagaaagaagtgaGTCTTTCCAAATTCCAGatgttctgttttaatttcatttccaaaacAGTGGGCATAGAGTTAGAGGTGGATATTGTGTCACCCCACCCCTAAACAATTCCCTCTTCTGTAAACTTGCACACTATTAAGACTATTGCTAACACTGAAGAGTTG from Apus apus isolate bApuApu2 chromosome 11, bApuApu2.pri.cur, whole genome shotgun sequence includes the following:
- the RBL2 gene encoding retinoblastoma-like protein 2 isoform X2; the protein is MKKWEDMANLPSQFRERTERLERNFTVSAVIFKKYEPIFQDIFRYPQEDPPRQQRGRKQRRQPCTVTEVFQFCWVLFVHAKGNFPMISDDLVNSYHLLLCALDLVYGNALQCPNRKELLNPNFKGLPEDFHSKDYKVSSDPPCIIEKLCSLHYGLVLEAKGIKEHFWKPYIRKLFDKKLLKGKEENLTGFLDPGNFGDSFKAINKAYEEYVLSVGNLDERIFLGEDADEEIGTLTRCLNTTSGTETAERVQVKHNLQQHFDKSKSLRITTPLTGRKYIKESSPYVTPLSMATYSLSRLHTMLAGLKNAPSENLEQILRACSRDPSQAIANRVKDMHEVYCQSLQAEGEFSNFSKDVASKHFRRAEVLYYKVLESVIEQERRRLGDMDLSAILEQDVFHRSLLACCLEIITFTYKPPGNFPCITEIFDIPVYHFYKVIEVFIRAEDGLCREVVKHLNHIEEQILESMAWKRESILWDRIKENENKVPSCEEVMPPQYYERSAGNSVAGSPLTPRRINEVRAETGGLGKGLSSSPTTLYDRYSSPTANPTRRRLFADNDSSSDNGTPVRVSQQPVVNTVPVQNVNPEAVSVTPVPGQTLVTVATATVTANNGQTVTIPVQGIANENGGITFFPVQVNVGAQPPAVPAPIQPLSAQTLAGTLNTQMTGATLQLPGQLTVQQISPGEQRQTQPFPTATSSRPRKMGSLGLFFRKVYHLASVRLRDLCVKLDISDELRKKIWTCFEYSLMHCPEIMMDRHLDQLLMCAIYVMAKVTKEDRSFQNIMRCYRTQPQAKSHVYRSVLIKGRRKRRPSGSSDSSSQQNSPTARSKERNKERSSRDSSPVMRSSSTLPVPHPGSAPPTPTRLTGANSDTEEEERGDLIQFYNNIYIEQIKDFALKYTSNAADSPPLSPYPFVRLGSPRRIQLSQNHPVYISPHKQESTLSPREKIFYYFSSSPSKRLKEINSMVRTGETPTKKRSILLEDGTEAPAKRVCQENHTALLRRLQDVANDRGSH
- the RBL2 gene encoding retinoblastoma-like protein 2 isoform X1, coding for MAGGGEEGAGPGAGPGAGGAPSPPAEDGETRQRYEELCGCLNMDERARAEAWLSYQSMKRNYTLEGNDLHWLACALYVACRKAVPTVSRGTAEGNYVSLTRILRCSEQSLIEFFNKMKKWEDMANLPSQFRERTERLERNFTVSAVIFKKYEPIFQDIFRYPQEDPPRQQRGRKQRRQPCTVTEVFQFCWVLFVHAKGNFPMISDDLVNSYHLLLCALDLVYGNALQCPNRKELLNPNFKGLPEDFHSKDYKVSSDPPCIIEKLCSLHYGLVLEAKGIKEHFWKPYIRKLFDKKLLKGKEENLTGFLDPGNFGDSFKAINKAYEEYVLSVGNLDERIFLGEDADEEIGTLTRCLNTTSGTETAERVQVKHNLQQHFDKSKSLRITTPLTGRKYIKESSPYVTPLSMATYSLSRLHTMLAGLKNAPSENLEQILRACSRDPSQAIANRVKDMHEVYCQSLQAEGEFSNFSKDVASKHFRRAEVLYYKVLESVIEQERRRLGDMDLSAILEQDVFHRSLLACCLEIITFTYKPPGNFPCITEIFDIPVYHFYKVIEVFIRAEDGLCREVVKHLNHIEEQILESMAWKRESILWDRIKENENKVPSCEEVMPPQYYERSAGNSVAGSPLTPRRINEVRAETGGLGKGLSSSPTTLYDRYSSPTANPTRRRLFADNDSSSDNGTPVRVSQQPVVNTVPVQNVNPEAVSVTPVPGQTLVTVATATVTANNGQTVTIPVQGIANENGGITFFPVQVNVGAQPPAVPAPIQPLSAQTLAGTLNTQMTGATLQLPGQLTVQQISPGEQRQTQPFPTATSSRPRKMGSLGLFFRKVYHLASVRLRDLCVKLDISDELRKKIWTCFEYSLMHCPEIMMDRHLDQLLMCAIYVMAKVTKEDRSFQNIMRCYRTQPQAKSHVYRSVLIKGRRKRRPSGSSDSSSQQNSPTARSKERNKERSSRDSSPVMRSSSTLPVPHPGSAPPTPTRLTGANSDTEEEERGDLIQFYNNIYIEQIKDFALKYTSNAADSPPLSPYPFVRLGSPRRIQLSQNHPVYISPHKQESTLSPREKIFYYFSSSPSKRLKEINSMVRTGETPTKKRSILLEDGTEAPAKRVCQENHTALLRRLQDVANDRGSH